The Brassica napus cultivar Da-Ae chromosome C7, Da-Ae, whole genome shotgun sequence genomic interval GGTCACGAGCTTCTCCAAGAAGTTCAAACCCTAAAAGACCAACTTGGAGAACACTCCAAGCAGTTGCAGCAGAGCGCCGAGAAGCTAGACGCCATGGAAGCGGAGAATCTTGTCCTCCCACAAGAAAATCAAACGCTTGGAGCAACCGGCAAAAAATGGAAGCGGTTCCGAGCTAAGGTTCGACCTATGGCTTCGCTCATCACTCCTCGCAACGATGGAGGAACGTCTCGCCAACCTGCCGCCGCGGGTGACGGACCCGATAGTCGAGAGACTGCTCGAGACGCGACCCGGGTGCAAGAAGATAGCGATTTCGATACAGAAGATGAAGAATACTCACCCGACGATCCCAAGATCTCAGATCCGACTCTAGCCGCTTACCTCGAGAAGGTGGTCTCCGAAAGATTCGGCACCATCCAATCTATGGTAGAAAGACTGCCAGGGGTAGCTCCCCCTATCCGGAGAAGCGATCCAAGATCTTACTCCGATACACCTTTCGTAGAAGAGATTGCCTCGGTAGAGATGCCATGCAAGTTCTCTTTCCCGAGTATTTAGATGTATGAAGGTACTGGAGATCCCGACAACCACGTTGCCCAGTACAAGCAACGCATGCTAGCTGTGGCCATCCCTAGAGAAGCAAGGGAAGCTACCATGTGCAAAGGATTTGGGTCAACATTGACCGGTCCTGCTCTTCAATGGTACATTAACCTCCCCACGAAGTCCATCAGGTCCTTTGCGGCCCTTAGTGACAAGTTCGTGGAGCAATTCGCCAGCAGCTGCCATCTAGAGAAGAGATCAGACGATCTATACCAAGTCCTCCAGCATAGGAATGAACCCTTGTGTTCCTACATAGCACGCTTCAACCAAGAGAAGGTGGTTATCCCTGAGTGCAACACTGATACGGCTATCTCGGCCTTTAAGAGGGGTCTACTTCCAGAAGGAGATCTCTACAAGGAGCTGACTAAGTATAAGTGCAGGACCATGGAAGACGTGTTGTCCCGCGCTTGGGATCAAGTAAGATGGGAGGAAGACGTCGCAAGTAGGGCAAAGGCTTCCTCGAAGCATGATCAGAAACCCTCAAAACCAGTAAGGAACGATAGCGACGAGGCCTTCCACCCTAAGTCCGCTAAGGAGACTAGCAATCCAGGCAGGGGCAGGTACCAGAACCGTCCTTTGCCTAGATCCGAAGGGATGATGGTGTTTAATTGGCCCGATATCTCTCATCTTGCGATAACGAAGCCAGAACTGATCGGCGTCCTACGACAAATGGGTCCACAGGTAAAATGGCCCTCGAAGATGAAGGCCTGCTAACCGGAACCCCAAATGGTGGTGCGAATTCCATAACGATCATGGTCACACCACGGAGGATTGCATAGCCCTGAAGATAGAAGTCGCCGAGCTTCTTAAGAA includes:
- the LOC125590345 gene encoding uncharacterized protein LOC125590345 — translated: MYEGTGDPDNHVAQYKQRMLAVAIPREAREATMCKGFGSTLTGPALQWYINLPTKSIRSFAALSDKFVEQFASSCHLEKRSDDLYQVLQHRNEPLCSYIARFNQEKVVIPECNTDTAISAFKRGLLPEGDLYKELTKYKCRTMEDVLSRAWDQVRWEEDVASRAKASSKHDQKPSKPVRNDSDEAFHPKSAKETSNPGRGRYQNRPLPRSEGMMVFNWPDISHLAITKPELIGVLRQMGPQDCIALKIEVAELLKKGHLREFLSDKAKNLLNKEGPGLPTEAAPTLPPQQDRVIHVISGGSEVSGISSAAAKKSTRNARNGQEAEDPKRLILGTDEISFNAK